The Coffea arabica cultivar ET-39 chromosome 6e, Coffea Arabica ET-39 HiFi, whole genome shotgun sequence genome contains the following window.
AAGCATCTGACCACTGCAGCTATTCTTCAAGTCATAAACAAAATCATAGGGGATGCCAATAATCAGAAAATGTTGCAGATATAGAACTCAATTTCCTGAGTGAGACAACATAATTGGTGTCTTATCTCAGATGATTGTGATACCTGTTTTCTTTTGGCTTACAAACTTCAATGACAGGGAAAAAGAGAGAGTGAGCAATTACTACCTCTGGAGACTTGGATAACcatacagtttttttttttttttttggatttcttCTGGTTTTTCTAGGGATAAATGAATTCTAGAATAGCTAAAAGATCAATCAAAAGTTTGATCATAGTTAGACGAGTCTTTTTCGAAATCATTGTAGAAATTAGACTTACCTGCACCTATAGCATAAACATTCTTCAAGCCGCCCATAACTTCATGTGTGACAAGGTCACTGTTGTCCCATACAATGAAGTAAGGCTGCCTCAAGAACTTTGCGAGTGCTATTCTCCATTTTTCAGCGCCACAAATTCGAGCATTAGCATATTCCTTGTCATAAATCTCTGAGGCAATGTTTGGTCCACCAAGATAGAGAATGTTCTCTATTGGTACTCCACCTAGAGGCAGATATGAGTCGAATATATAAAAACTTTACCCCATGGATAAGAAAGTATGAAAGGTGACATTCAGTTGTCTTGAAGATATGAACCCTAGATTTCCAACACTTTTCAGTTGAAATGATATGGAAAAGCATGTCGAATTAGAAGCAAAAGGAGTCTTCATTTTAAGCACACTGCTGGCTGTCATATTATTGTCTAATTATGATGTGTGTCATGCACACATGGTAGATCAAGTTTCCGAAAACTACTTCACTCGAGGAATTACAGTTTGCGTCTCTGTAAACAAATCTTTCTTGAGCTCAGGATGCTTATGTGCTTTTCCTTGAGTAGAGACGGATGTCATTGAGATCTATTGATATTTGGGGGATTTCTGGATACCTTAACAAACTATATTAAAAATCATCTCATCTAAACTGAACCTATATAAGCAAAGAAAATCCCAGAGATTAATATCCCACTGAGCCTTCCTTTGCATGTAATTGAAGCACTTGCTACATTGGAATGATTAATAAAATGTTATATTGATTCTCATTTCTCAACTGAATTCTAGTTCTATAACTGTTTCATATTTTACCTGTCTGTATTATTGTTAGAAATTTGATAAGCACAAATGTTTGAAAGAAGTACACACCTGCATGATGAAAAGATTCAAGGATGATTAAAAAACGCGAATTAAAAGATGGGCATTCTTACTTGCACGAATGATCATCTGCGTAGGGGTTATTATACGAGGAACAGGATCCAGTTCAGCCTCTATACCCTTAGCCAAAGAAATAATAATCGGCTTCGTTATTCTTTCTTTCCAGTACCTGCTGATTTCCACAAACACTTCCTGTGTTTCTGTAGAAGGCAATCCATTCACCACAATGTCGGCATCCCAAACAGCCTCCTGCAAGTTAGTGACAACCTTCAAAGGACAGAGTGGTGTGTCAATCATGTTCAAGCAGAAGCCATCTTTTAGAATCTCATCAGCATACAGTGTGCGATCACCCAATCTTGCCTCAACATACTTCAAATATGCGCATCGCCTGATCAACCTCCTTAATACatcctcccttgagttgattaCCTCGAATAAACGCTCTGCTGTGGCTCTATCAACTGCCCTTCCTGGCCTTCTCCATATCCTGATCTGAACCTTATCTCTGAACTGGCCATAGCTATCTTGGAGCAAAGCTGCAAAAACACTACCCCATGCACCTGCTCCAACGCCAACAATCCTCAACAAATCACCATCAGCCTTGCCCAACAATCGTCGAAGCTCATCAAGCTTCTCTTCAAAACCATTTTGATGCTGTATTGCACCATTCAAATGCACCCTATGATTCGCCACTTCAATACTTCCAACCATCTTTCCTCAACCAAAGTTAGCACAATTAATGAACAAGGGTAATGTGGAGAACCAATCAAAACCTACGGGTATGAAGAAgcgcttcaaaatggtacctaACCTTTGTTTTCAGGTCCAAAATCTGATTCTTGTTACTACTATAAAACAATCAGGGGCTTAAATTAACAATGAGATTTTTCTTGTGTTGCATCACAAAAATCCCAACTCATTTGATTCTTCTCACCTAAACAAGATATTCCATGAAAGTCTAGTTCTACCCAAGAATCCAACTACAAATGCACAAGTCTTCTCAACTGCGCAATCCTTATGTTGgaatacacttcaaaattttataCTATGAACCATGATCTTTCTATCCCAGTAATTAAATTCTGAAGAAGTGACCTGCCCTGATGGTCAGGATAAGAACAGAACAGATTCTATACTAGTAGGATTTTCACCTAAATCAGAACTAATCTTTCATCTCCCTCCACTCAGATTTTCAAACCAACCATTCTATTGTATTTAAACTTCTTCTAGACCAAGTAAAAGTGACAAAACCGGATCAAATGAATGATGTAATTGTCTATGCAAGTTTCTTGGTAACCAGTGAATGGACATATATAATTGACTAAAATTGTGCTGTAAAATAAATGCAGCCTTGTAGTATCCGCCCGAGTTAGTTCATCTACCAAAAAGataaaaccaagaataaacaaagcAAGCAAAAGAATTCTAACCTTCAGTTGTTGATTGCTGCAGGGCCGAATCAAaactcaagaaaatgaataagaAAAATATCAATCAATTAAAAACCTCTAGTCATGTAGACCCTGCAACCTTTGTTGTAAGCTAAAGAATTTCGTGCGAGATAGAAACATGAAAATGGCATGTGTATGAGTAATGTATTAGTATTCTGAAACAAGAATCTCATGATCCAATTAAGTTCATGAAACtgaaatttgatttgtcaaagaAAATTTATGGAAACTATATACAACTTCTACGTTAATTTCTTACCAAAATATGTGCTCATTTATAAATTATGTACCACAAATTTTTTAGTGCTAATAAATGTAGTGAGGGAAAAAGAGAGTTAAATGTTGGATGGAAATTGTTGAATTGGGAGGGGTGCCCCCCAACCCCATGACATTAAAGATTTGATGAGGAGGAGCTGCCAACTTCCCCAACGGTCATTAAATTGGAGGGAAGGTAGTGACCTGACTTGAGGGCTTTCTAGGACAATgaggatttcttttttttctttttttttgccctttatcCTTCTCTCCAATCTTTTGCACCTACATCTACTCCTACTTCTACACTATGTGAAAGGAAACAAACCCAATTGTATCATTGGGAATCAATGGATGCCGAGATTCGAAACCTGATTCGAAATCTACTCCTACTTTTACGGTCTTTGTGGTGGTCAACAGCCAAATGTCACCGTtggttgtttttccttttcttgttctATTCAATCGGATGATAAAGGCTTCTTTCCACTGTCCAATTACTTGGCATATTGGTAATCAAAACACCAAGGTCATAGTTTACTgccaattctctctctctctctttttaagAAATTGACTCATTTTTCGACTAGTAGTATTTATTAAGAACATATTGTACTATATTATTATCATTTGATTAAGGTCGAGATTCcagaaattagaatttttagaTTCAATTTCTTATTTTCCCTCTCTCGTTTTTTAAATCTCACTTTCGGTAAAAGTagacaaataatatatatatatatatatatatatatatatatatatggcatGATAAAATTTCAGATGAAGTTATCATTGTTTAGTTTTGTGGGACAGAATTTTATCTATTTTTGGGACCAATGGAGGCCTTGGAGCACACAAGATTACTGTTTAGCATTATGATGCACACAAATATTTATTGGACGATGAATTAGAAGTTACGTAGAGATCAGGCTATTAGTAGTTGTCAGATAAAGTTTTGGTTCCATACGTGGCGAACCGACAAAGTCCATAAATCACTTACATATGGGGTCGGTCACAGGCTCACAGCtcaatttttatcaaatttggcGATATTCATGAATTAATGGTCCAAATTTGCCATAAAGAAATTTGGCAATCAATCGCCTCACCATTTGCAAAGAGCAAAACTGATGAATGTATCAACTAAGTAGTTAGTTCTCATTCCTTCAAATGCTTCATTTATGTCCATGCCTACATTTGCAGTTATGTGTGCGTGTCATGGCCGTCTAGGTAGGATTTAGGTCTGAGTTTACATCCAAGTTTCGACGACAAGAACTCAGATCATACATAAATTCATAATTGTCTTTCGTTGTCTGAAATTAAGCATAAGCATGTTCTATGGAAAAGGGTTAGGTTGGACAGTAACGTgcgtaggcctgtcaacgggtcgggtctagacccggatccgtgaaattattgcgggtatgggtagggatttaattccggatccgttttgtcaaacaaaaaaacgggtcggatacggaatatagtattccgacccgtattagacccggatccggatataaatgaattaataatttaaaaaatatatatttatcaatataatttgattagggtgatgtattttaataaagttaatttgatttcttttcttatttggttttttctttgtattagttagaaattagtttacaaatatatttttttctcatttttattagaaattataaattttggtaaatttgttcAGGTAGACCCGGATTCGGATCCGGGACCCGCCGGATCCGAATccggaacatagaataaaagacccgtcgggtaaacgggtcggatccggatcTGCATAGTgattcgggtccgggtccggaataatgaattccggcccgttGACAACCCTAAACGTGCGCATGATTGTAAGCAGAAGGTCATGAATTTAAAATCTCCTACTTACTAAAatgtatgcatatatatatatatgattaatTTTTCTATATTAAttatgtatacactatcagcgttgaataaataataattatacaaaatgtcaaaatttaaatttgacattcaacttttgcatatatgtcatgaatccaacgatgataatgtatacactgtcagtgtacataatatttacttatatatatatataatatatatatgaacTATAATGAGCTCGAGCAAAAACCAGAATATTGGCAGCCCTGAGAGCAATCCATAAAACAGATATGCCCGTGTTTTAATTCCTTCGTGGGATCAATTTTAAATAGCTTGTCTTGCTTGATAATAGGTGAATAATAGGTGAAGTAGGTGGAGATTTTATTGGGGCCGTGTCCTAGAAGGATTAGGCAACAAAATCTTTAGAAAAGGCAACAAAATCATTAGAGAAGTAGAAGTTAAAGACTAACTTTTTCTTAAAAGGGAGTTAAAGACTGATTTGAAATGCTTAATTGTTTTTAATTTGTCAGTCACTAGTCCGGTCAAATGAAATTAAATCTAAGCGTCCGCTAGAGGTCGCACCCAACATCAAGAAACTTTATCTAAGTAACCGAAACAACGTCAATTGCTGAGTcccttttttgacttttgagtgCAATTGTTCTTTTCTGCCTTAATAGACTCTTCCACCAGGACTACTAGCTAGCTCCTTGCATCCGGAGTGTTAAACTCTATATGttacaatcttttttttttcttttttttttgctgacggagtgggtgtccgggtcaatccttacggaGCCCGATTAATCCCACTCCGACCCGGGAGGAGAGGCACCGTCTCCTCGAACACGATAACCACTGGGACTCGATCCCTGGTAGGAGAGTTGGACAACGACTTCCAAGGGGTTGTCGTGACCAAACGAGCTGCCCAGGAGGGGCACCATCTCTTTTATTCGTTGTGTAAAGATTTCCGACTATTTTATTATGCTCAACAATTAATATGTATTCAAACATTTGAAAGGAATTCTTTTTAAACAAATTTCATATCGACTAGAAATGAATACCCACAaagttttgttgatttttttttgggagggaaGGGGAGGGGGGAATTGAGGGAAAACCTGGTTGACGTCTCAGACTCATAAAAGTTTTGGATAGTAATTTATCTGTTCCTTCCTCATTTCTTAAATTTCACCCTTATcttgttagaaaattttttttttaaaaaaagattgAGGAAGACTTACCCCAACGCTATctccttgctttttttttttgggcataaATGGTTCATTATCATTCCTAACAATGTCTATTATTTCTTATAATCTTTTGCTAATTAATTCTCATAATTTCTTGGAAAATACTACTAAGTTTCAAATAATACACCTTAAAAAGCTCACTCTCCTTGTGGCGTTCCAATAAAGAAGAATACACTTTCAGGGCATCGGGCACTCAATTCAAGGACATGGACTagggcaaaatttgttaaaggtGTAATTATAAAGGGAACCATAATGCCAAATGATTCTTCAATAGAGACTCCAAATGATACAGAGGCGATCAGAGTTAGGGTTAAATACGAAATGTTCCTTGCAATCAGAAATGAGCAGTAAGTAAATCACCCTCTatatccttcaaaaaaaaaataccctcTATATTCATAAAATACACACAATATTTCTTGAAGACTAATAaatatatatcacataaaaaTACCCTCAACGTTGTTAGCGTAATTAATGGCTTTGATAGAACACTTTCTCATAAGGATAAAGTTGTTCTGAAAATTGTCGAAACGGACTCAAAGGCTGCGATTTTGCTTCTGGACAAGCCACCTCACTTGAGCCCTTACTCTAGTCTGCTAAAACAAATTGATCAGTAGAGACACAAGGAATGGGAGGTAAAGATATTTACCTCAATAAGGAAACAATAATAGTATATTTGGCGAGAAGGAAACAATAGTGCGGATTGTTTAGCTAAAGATAGCCTCAATAAGGAGTCAGGTTATATCATTTACAGAGTTCACCGGATATAGTTCGGAGATGGATGAACTTGGATATTGCGGGAGTAACTACCCCACGTTTAGTATCTATGTACTGAGCTGCTTAGCTCTCCttgataaccaaaaaaaaaaaaaaaaattgttctgAAAATTGCTAGTACCTAATAGCTTCATGTTATGTTGTTGATGCTTTCCGATATGAAGCCAAAACTGCTCAATTCTTGCTATTATTTGGCTACACAGACATAAAATTCTAATCCtaaaaaatggcaaaataacaataacacaaataagatattaaaaaaaatactacaaaAAAGAATATCGACTCTTAGAACTGCATATACATAAACTTTTTgcacaaaaacaagaaatatatataaggtcaattttttttaagtggAAGGTTTTAAATTTACAACCTCCTCCTCTTACGTTACCATCCAATCTAACCCCTCCTTCTTATAAGGTCAACTTAAGAAAATTAAGATGTGTATGAAGTACTAGAAAATTGTGTGAAATGACATTTTTATCACACATGTcaaacaaattttgcaaaatggCATGTTTTCTCGTCACATGATTATGATTTTCTTCTAATGGAATGGTaaatttgaaatgagatttATCCCCTTTGGCGatgaaaaagtaaatttggCACTGTATTAATTATCCATGGTATATTGGTCTTTTTCTTGTTTGTGTAGacgaaaattttaaattagtgTTTGATGGAGTCTACCTGTGTATTCTATGAGTACATGAAAATTGAGATTATTTGCTACTCATGCCTAATTGCAGAGGCATCGTATTTTCGTATTTAAGCCTAAAATTGATCATACGAAACTATCCATTTGCAAGCAAAAACAATctagggataatatcagaaatctcccctgagatttctcttaatatcatctagtacttttaagattttaaaaatatcacttacatTGTCTcgtaattataaaataattatattaaCCCTAACTTGGTACATaatttatatatcaaataaatggaactcaaaaaattaaagaaaaaaaaatcaaaagtcacATTCTTCTCTTTCCTATTTCTCTAACATtctcttttactttttttttagatGACTGTgcgatttttttatttataaattataatacattgaattttaattatctttttctttttgtgattATGATAAGGTGGGGTAtgatttctttatttattttgaattgacttttataataatttagtaCAACTTAAAGGTTTATGCCATGGGTTGAAAAGagattgaagaaaaaaaaggttcaTAAGAAATCTGTTTTGAGTATATAAAATTGAATTGGTGCTAGTATATTtctttataaatattttttattttttaaatttatattgtTATGGACTATAACTTTGTGATGTGGTGGTACAactaaagatttttttttagatggtggttctttttttttttttgagtaaacaAAGCTATTTAAGagtatttttatttagcaaAATTAGCTAAAGAGTAGTTTGggatttttattaaattttgctacacaaataacaaaagtaagatAGATAAGAGGTATTTTTTAAACCTTAAGAGCGCtaagtgatattaagagaaacgATAGGGTttgtttctgatattatcccaaCAATCTATGCTCCCTTGTTACTTTCCATTCTGTAATTACATATTTCCAGTTCAGTCCCTCTCCTCCGTCCCTTGagctagggctgcaaacgagccgagccgagtcgagatttgagctaatcgagccgagcctcgactaaattttaccaagctcgagctcgagctcgagctcgacgagccggcaaatttcgagctcgagctcgactcgaatcaagtcgagccgaactcgagctcgagctcgagctcgaaaaaaaataaaaaataattattttattttaaaaaaaataaataaaataatatttttttcttaataaataataaaatattaaggatatatacgtaattttactataaaaataaaaaataaaaaaatatatatataatatacgtaattttattattaaataaaaataaaaataaaaaaaaatatatatatacccaagctcgcgagccggctcgcgagctaacgagcttaatattctgagctcgagctcgagctcgagtttgactcgagccggctcgagctcgactcgagctcgattaataacgagctcgactcgagcttgactcgagccgctcgcgagcggctcgcgagcggctcgattcgtttgcagccctacctTGAGCCTTAACAGCGAGAGACAGAGTCTGAAACATCAGTGTAGCTAGTTTGGGAGTTCAGATTTCAAAAAAGgaatagaaaaaaaaggaagggaaaggTGGACTTTCTTACGTTTGGCACATTTAAGTgagatggaaaagaaaagaaatgaacggATCTTGAAGGGAAGCCAAAGCGCCGCTACAGTGCAAAATTTTTTCTAACCAAAACTGGCGGAAAGCGAAGAAAAACTGATGGAagcttacaaaattttttcaaagtgCCCATTTTATCCTCACAAaggttttgaataaaattttattgatatatatatccaaaatcattccatttctttccaaaactcCCAAatctcctctctttcttttcttatccTTCCTTTTCTCTCATAACTTaccctttctcttcttttcttttctatcctcaaCTCACAAACTAGCTGACTTCCATTCCCTTTTCGTCTTGAGATAGAGCAATCAGCGAACTCACTGTTGACTCCACAATGGATTCCAAACCAACAGAAATCAGCAGCTCAAAGATGTTTGATGGGTTCAACAAGAGATACAGGCACTTCAGCCCCACATTGGGATGTTCCATGACTTTCTCAATTTACTTCCCACCTTCTCCTAACCCTTCTGACAAATTCCCTGTAAGTCCCTCTCcttatcttcttctccctccCCCAAAACCTTGATTTCCTGAACAGACCGTTTTCTTACTTCCTTTCAAGATTTCTTTATCTGCATGATTTCCCCATTAGGATTTTACTTCTGCAATTTCTGCGAAGACTCAGCCTTTACCTATTAAATTTGTCTGTTATATCCAATGATTCCAAAtgcttgaaaagaaaaagaatgttcttttatgcttttttgagttattgtttTTCTTTGTGGGTTAATAATGTCATAATTTCTGAtactttttgttaattttttttagtataaatAACTATTTACTCCTTATATTTTCTTTCTTGTGTGTTTCTGGTGTTGGATAGATTTCTTGTATTGAATATTCGAGTAGTCAGGCAGAATTGAGTTTTCTTTCATGCTTCTGAATATGATGATTGTTGTTGGTTTACTGTATATCGGAATGCAATCTCGCTCACATATACATACTTACTGTTTGTTTATGTGTTAAGAGACTCGTTAATAAGATATGCATTATGATACAAATTTTTGTCTTACCACTTGGTATTACTAGTGGCAGTCTCTTTTGTAGTTTTTAGTTGATGACCTATGAGAAGGTGTTTCATGTTTCGTCATGTTGTATGTAGCGTTCCTACCCATTCTGCTAGACGACTCATTTTGTCTAAAAGAATGCATCTTtgcatttgaaaagaaacatttATGCCTGTGGAGAAAGAAAAGAGGTGATTTACTGCATATAGTCTGGAACCTTTTGTTGGAGACACTTCTTTACATGGTCAACCTTGTTGATTTGTTTGGTATATACCATCAGCGCAGGAAATGTTTAAGAGAATATGAATGAGATCAATGCATCAATATCAACTATAATTAATTCACCTATGGTAGAAGTTTGGTGATTTAATATGCAAGACATAACGTTGAAAGGGCTAATGTGAACTTTTATTTGGATTGACAGGATACGTGCTAAACCTCTTTCACTCTACAAGTTCTTAAGatattttttcttgttgatatTCATTGTGATGTAAATTTTGGAATCATCCCACAGAGCACTGAGATGCTGTTTGAACTTTTTGGTCCAGGTGCTTTACTGGCTCTCTGGTCTTACATGCTCAGATGAGAACTTCATTATCAAGTCTGGTGCTCAAAGAGTTGCTTCAATTGAAGGTGTTGCTCTGATTGCTCCAGATACATCTCCAAGTGAGTCATTTTTTATGTCGAAATACTTTTCAGAATATCCTATAAAAGAATTAGTCAATAATGGAAGAATCCTCAATATGTCATCTTAGTTTCCCTcccaaattccaaatctttggCTGCATGTAAGCACTTGCGAAGGCCTATACATGGTGTAGTGAATGAAAGGTGAGCAAAGACAAGTTTTAGGACTTAAAGAAAAAGTCAAAGACTTAAGGGACCACTAAACTTTATCCATCATACACTTTTGGCCACCAAACTATTATTTGCTTGAAATAACATGTTAAGCTTCTTAAATAAGAAACTTTTGGTCCTTCTGTGTGTCATGAAGTTTGTTTTTCTCCATTATGCTTGGGGAACTTTAGTACATACAGGGAAAAAACGAAACAGCAATCCCTCTGTATTTTGCTTAAGTTATAAAATTTTTCCTATTAATCTATGTTTTGTTTTATAAAATTGAGCTCTTCTGTTAGTGCTGGTCAGCCGTGTTCTCTGCCTTTCCCACCTTTCTCTATCACTTTCGCTCCTGGCAACTGCAGCAACCTCCTATACTGTGTCTTTCTTCCTCCTGCATTTGCTTTTCACACAACTGTCCTCTTCCCAAAAGTTCAAATACAATACTTTTATTCTTAGAAGTCTATGGTATTCAGCACAGAATACTTTCAGAGTTGGGTGGACTTGAGATCAAGTGAACTGAGATAACCAACACCATGGCAATAAAGAGACCTAATAAATTAAGACTTAGGGGACAACATATGCTTGTTAATCTAAGGAACTCCAAGAAGTTAACCAGAACCTGTTCTAGTTGCACTAGAATTTGAAGCAAGCAATAGCTAACGTATGTACAAGTCTTTAGAGCTCCACTGACATATTGAAGTTTACAGGAAGATTGTTGTCTTAAATTTCAGAGGGTGCATAAGCATTATGCATTTTCTAAGAAACATTTCAGATGCTAAGGCGACAAATTATTGTCCAAAAAAAAGGCTACAGATATTCACTGTGTAGTATTTATGATTGCTAAAAGTGAATTTCCACAATTCGAGAGGGCGTCTTATTTTTTGTAATCAAAGCTTTATTTAAGTGGGTCTTTCATAAAGGAAGTATCTTCATTACTTGCCATCTATGCATCCTTGTCTTTCTAATCTAAGCTGCAGTAAAGAGATCAAAAATTTGCCTggtttgcatgttttaaatgAAATCTCTAAATTCCTCCATCTTAATTGCTGCACAATATTAAAGTCTAACCTTGGAATGATTGCAAGGACTTTGTGGCCACCTTTGGGGAATATTCTGtatagaagaaagaaaaggcaaagagaaaaggaaaaaggcctTGCATTCTTATAGATGTTAACATGTGTTTTTGTTTGAATTAAAGGTACAAAGCTTGTAATATGATTGCCATTTTTGCTTTTTGGGCCATAGTCTTTATGTTAAAGAAGCAAGACAAAGGTGACAAATATGCATTTGAAGTGATATCACACTTGAGACTTCTGTTGATTGTACAAGCCAGATTTTTAACATCTCTTGTCTGTTTGTTACAGGAGGCCTAAATGTCGAAGGGGAATCTGACAGCTGGGATTTTGGTGTTGGTATGCGATAGTGACACTGTTCTTGATGATAAAAAGCTCAGAATCATGTGCCTAGATTTCTTATGCACTAGTGCCATCAATTTAGAGAGAATGTTGTACATATTTATGCCCTGTCAAAAGATGCACTATATTTGTGTTATCTCCTGGGTTTTTCATTTGTTGCAACTGTTGCTTTATGTTTAAGCATTGAGTTTCTATTGAATTTTACTGTGTTTTGCTGA
Protein-coding sequences here:
- the LOC113695267 gene encoding probable glycerol-3-phosphate dehydrogenase [NAD(+)] 1, cytosolic, giving the protein MVGSIEVANHRVHLNGAIQHQNGFEEKLDELRRLLGKADGDLLRIVGVGAGAWGSVFAALLQDSYGQFRDKVQIRIWRRPGRAVDRATAERLFEVINSREDVLRRLIRRCAYLKYVEARLGDRTLYADEILKDGFCLNMIDTPLCPLKVVTNLQEAVWDADIVVNGLPSTETQEVFVEISRYWKERITKPIIISLAKGIEAELDPVPRIITPTQMIIRASGVPIENILYLGGPNIASEIYDKEYANARICGAEKWRIALAKFLRQPYFIVWDNSDLVTHEVMGGLKNVYAIGAGMIAALTNESATSKSVYFAHCTSEMIFITHLLTEEPEKLAGPLLADTYVTLLKGRNAWYGQMIAKGELSLDMGDSISGKGTIQGVSAVGAFYELLSQSSLSVLHPEDNKPVAPVELCPILKTLYKILITREQGVRAILQALRDENLNDPRDRIEIAQTHAFYRPSLLGQP